A window from Toxoplasma gondii ME49 chromosome IX, whole genome shotgun sequence encodes these proteins:
- a CDS encoding hypothetical protein (encoded by transcript TGME49_267775), with translation MALASHRAPARQAATKALPSACSVSSFSASVRRTTEREWNLFPSPSPVLASRLRSQPRGQKTSSLQSSSPSLSSSSPPLSSSFCSLSFLSGRPSSTEKWIRRGDASLLFRALRRPQRPSQGGEVEGEKGSVCRRLRRRSLSASTLDTRFVKGSLSGATSPQLDSAVRRNTCMQAPFALLSPLNARRFASLSSSLSSSLSSLSSSVSSPSASSFSDALSEESWEGRLLALRRLAEAEEGVRRGKAVVEFARGAQRGRRKSSSSALPFSVDAFASPDSSLADSESAGARLAAFLAALGEEQKLKSREEKLRLLVALARVRPQVLAEAPASAALLRSLVCDLLGGSGETQEESWAEADVTAKEVLVVLGCVRRLMNLPPFASPADRSYLRCCRLLREGRLASLSSSDLTKLLSLLAHPFQFANASFTDEERSGGGAASRAREDAEEEDKEAEDAEGLRRQLIVMALNVFSDRLEGASGSPPTLDDVASLLRAAALAGTHADVLRRVFACICAAAAPEGEASSLSPQASRQGNRLPAPRQRRSQKEKTQNTVTQKVTPPQAVHLLHIMTTARLYSPEAIDALLSRFDVDESAPDALTSADAAPSPLSLLPIDGAPLNGGASPVVETILNAFVAKGEAGKKGWGVRTLGTRSELLRLLKIVELTLRLDLPHTCSQLSPPALRVLGVIRDTPFVDPKLMTDNVLSYQLAHFLRKHRFPCERSMEGPYALRLADIERRLVVLPVDATDEDPSRMCRHAASALDRSGEGAGDDGLQGEQRIAREEATKNLLDALRPETKARLTHLKELGWRVLVVHYRDWTAINSPLSKAKFVRSLLQRHGLIDLAPSGTGASR, from the exons ATGGCGCTCGCATCTCACCGTGCACCCGCGCGCCAGGCAGCCACGAAGGCGTTGCCTTCTGCCTGctcggtctcttctttctctgcgtctgttcgAAGAACCACAGAGAGGGAGTGGAACCTGTTTCCTTCCCCCTCTCccgttctcgcttctcgtcttcgctctcaaCCTCGAGGCCAGAAAACCTCTTCGCTGcagtcctcttctccctccctctcttcttcttcgcctcctctctcgtcgtctttctgttctctctcttttctctctgggcGGCCCTCCTCCACAGAAAAGTGGATCCGTCGAGGAgacgcctctctcctttttcgtgCTCTTCGTCGGCCGCAGCGTCCCTCGCAAGGAGGCGAAGTtgaaggcgagaagggaagcgtCTGCCGTCGGCTCCGTCGCCgctccctctctgcctcgactCTCGATACACGTTTCGTGAAGGGATCTCTGAGTGGAGCAACTTCTCCTCAGCTAGACTCCGCTGTCAGAAGAAAcacttgcatgcaggctCCATTCGCCttgctctcgcctctcaaCGCTCggcgcttcgcttctctctcttcttctctctcttcttctctctcttctctctcttcttctgtctcttctccttccgcctcctccttTTCAGACGCTCTTTCTGAAGAGAGTTGGGAGGGGAGACTGCTGGCGCTCCGGCGGCTCGCGGAGGCCGAGGAAGGCGtccggagagggaaggcggTGGTGGAGTTCGCGCGAGGTgcacagcgaggaagaagaaagtcttcttcgtctgcattGCCCTTCTCCGTGGACGCATTCGCTTCCCCAGACAGCAGTCtcgcagacagcgagagcgCCGGTGCGCGACTTGCGGCCTTCCTCGCGGCGCTcggcgaagaacagaaactcAAGTcgcgcgaggagaagctCAGACTCCTCGTCGCCCTTGCAAGG GTTCGGCCTCAAGTGCTTGCGGAGGCGCCTGCCTCAGCGgctcttctgcgttctcttgTTTGCGATCTCCTGGGAGgcagtggagagacgcaggaagaaagTTGGGCGGAGGCTGACGTGACGGCTAAGGAGGTCCTCGTCGTTCTGGGCTGCGTTCGCCGACTGATGA ATCTCCCGCCCTTCGCGTCCCCTGCGGACCGCAGCTACCTGCGTTGCTGTCGCTTGTTGAGAGAGGGCCGTCTGgcctcgctttcgtcttcggATTTGACGAAATTGCTTTCGCTGTTGGCACACCCTTTCCAGTTCGCGAACGCTTCGTTCaccgacgaagagagaagcggcggagGTGCAGCGagcagagcgcgagaggacgcagaagaagaagacaaagaggcagaagatgcagagggcTTGCGGAGACAGTTGATCGTCATGGCGCTCAACGTGTTCTCAGATCGC cttGAGGGGGCGTCTGGGTCACCGCCGACGCTCGACGACGTAGCGAGTCTCTTGCGCGCTGCTGCTTTA GCCGGGACGCATGCGGACGTGCTGCGGCGcgtgtttgcatgcatctgcgcGGCGGCTGCTCCTGAAGGCGAagcttcctcgctttctcctcagGCGTCTAGACAAGGCAACAGACTTCCTGCGCCCcggcagagacgaagtcagaaggagaagacccAAAACACAGTCACGCAAAAAGTGACGCCTCCGCAGGCAGTTCACTTGCTCCACATCATGACGACGGCGAGGCTCTACTCCCCAGAAGCGAtcgacgcgcttctctcccgctttGACGTCGACGAGTCGGCGCCAGATGCACTGACATCCGCGGACGCAGCGCCGTCGCCGTTGTCACTCCTCCCCATCGACGGGGCGCCTCTCAACGGCGGAGCCTCGCCTGTTGTGGAGACAATTCTCAACGCGTTTGTGGCGAAAGGCGAAGCCGGGAAGAAGGGatggggtgtacgtacactcggCACGCGGAGCGAGTTGCTGCGCCTGCTCAAGATCGTCGAACTCACGCTGCGTCTCGACCTTCCCCACACCTGCAGTCAGTTGAGTCCTCCTGCTCTCCGTGTTCTCGGCGTCATCCGTGACACCCCGTTCGTCG ACCCCAAGCTGATGACGGACAACGTTCTGTCCTACCAGCTGGCGCATTTCCTCAGAAAACACCG cTTTCCTTGCGAGAGGAGCATGGAGGGTCCGTATGCGCTGCGACTCGCGGACATCGAGCGCCGCCTCGTCGTTTTGCCCGTGGACGCGACAGACGAAGATCCCTCGCGCATGTGCAGACACGCGGCGTCTGCGCTGGACAGGTCTGGCGAAGGAGCGGGTGACGACGGCCTCCAGGGCGAGCAGCGAATCgctcgagaagaagccacGAAAAATCTCCTCGATGCTCTGCGCCCGGAGACAAAAGCGCGACTCACGCATCTCAAAGAGCTGGGCTG GAGAGTCTTGGTTGTGCACTACCGCGACTGGACTGCCATCAA ttccccGCTTTCGAAGGCGAAATTCGTCCGCAGtctgctgcagagacacggaCTTATCGACCTCGCGCCCAGTGGCACAGGCGCCTCGAGATGA
- a CDS encoding hypothetical protein (encoded by transcript TGME49_267790~Signal peptide predicted by SignalP 2.0 HMM (probability 0.984) with cleavage site probability 0.332 at residue 31~Predicted trans-membrane domain (TMHMM2.0):11-34): protein MQRATGRPCSLFLLWLSLFIALLSFSEPAASLHFSTSPSLRSPFSPRRSSASFSLPCRSWTDAVVHHSSSPSPPFDFGHSSSFAASPRGCNGLSGTFPSSISCSPLPSLSAPSCAPLSFLRSPAGNLLHRSRFSVQATPRAASPVAPHRLFLLSPAAFSSSLSPQFPLSAGDGLSSTARGAARRTGVAVPPPVAAFGRTLVYAFLKPLRKPPQSPGSPASAERAEETPEQAAEGTVDETSPRGGKREKESYFRDFDVAYDANEELRRLNDLHKFYAVYTYPGTFSFEESEEDCPEAHGQKAEATSSRLDPPPPSLPTAKRLTLPPTRYPNKALSLFPSPRPRPATSSSSSPSSSPSSSSSASSAASSASTGSSPPVPFVPSLSAVSQTAEEDAPLPAPAFPSHALPPNLSAWGGFPLPATIAKQPAAQRRECFLAPSLLGNWIVTQSLARQKAQMLSIFAFDSEASAAKPSEGVGVRTEDMRGISLAGTLAAAAERTPTKEGLRNADAEAQAVAAHNEKVEENLRLGIEGDTLRREREGNTRTLRFEPSSSSSSSSSSSSSSSSSSSSSSSSSSSSSSSSSSSSSSSSSSSSSSSSSSSSSSSSSSSSSSSSSSLSSSSSRPGEGYEPYVSMLDESARGGGVAMEVWLPGVRAKDIAVELRLVGREETGEAQGGERADAAWSLDEEFVFKENVEHIEERMFTKERKRWPPTLLPMLIVNAPKSRRVLRWELETFRTRQKQGRTSDYERIQRAYRLKWLVPSQMGFLFLPALRFVFVSLCSPPSGFLRFPRLLAPDSCSLSFPPVSIQLLVAFCCPVLSSCVGLRTCDAQRPVSTAAGSWWSCLRWRTSPNISRAKMQSCFRCEFQLMRSHCPGRG from the exons atgcagagagcgacggggaGGCCCTGCTCCCTCTTCCTGTTgtggctctctctctttatcgctctcctctctttttctgagCCAGCTGCCAGCCTCCACTTCTCgacttcgccttctcttcgatcccccttctctcctcgacgttcctctgcttctttctctcttccctgccGCTCCTGGACAGACGCTGTTGTGCACCattcctcttcgccttctcctcccttcgaCTTCGgccattcttcttctttcgcggccTCTCCCCGCGGCTGCAACGGACTCTCCGGTACTTTTCCGTCCAgcatctcttgttctccactcccttctctttctgctccctcttgtgctcctctttctttcctcagaAGCCCCGCGGGCAATCTCCTTCACCGCTCGCGTTTTTCCGTCCAGGCGACTCCAAGAGCTGCGTCGCCCGTTGCCCCTcaccgtctcttccttctttctcccgccgccttttcttcgtctctttcccctcagtttcctctctctgctggagACGGATTGTCGAGCACAGCTCGCGGCGCCGCGCGGCGCACCGGCGTCGCTGTGCCGCCTCCGGTGGCGGCCTTCGGTCGCACTTTGGTCTACGCGTTTCTCAAGCCTCTGAGGAAGCCGCCGCAGTCTCCAGGCTCCCCGGcgagtgcagagagagctgaAGAGACTCCCGAGCAGGCGGCAGAAGGGACAGTCGACGAGACAAGTCCCCGcggagggaagcgagagaaagagagctaCTTCCGAGATTTCGACGTCGCGTACGACGCGAACGAGGAGCTGCGCCGCCTCAATGACCTCCACAAATTCTACGCGGTGTACACCTATCCAGGGACTTTCTCCttcgaggagagcgaggaagactgTCCAGAAGCACACGGGCAGAAGGCCGAGGCGACCTCGAGCCGCCTAGATCCTCCCCCGCCTTCGCTGCCGACTGCGAAACGTCTAACTCTTCCCCCGACGCGCTATCCGAACaaagctctctctctcttcccctctccgcGACCTCGGCCCGCgacctcttcctcgtcttctccctcgtcttctccctcgtcttcttcttcagcttcttctgcagcgtctTCTGCATCGACTGGGTCGTCTCCGCCAGTGCCGTTCGTACCGTCGCTGTCGGCGGTGTCTCAGACAGCCGAGGAGGACGCGCCCTTGCCTGCGCCTGCGTTTCCGTCGCACGCGTTGCCTCCCAATCTGTCTGCCTGGGGTGGCTTCCCCCTCCCGGCGACGATTGCGAAGCAGCCTGCGGCCCAGCGACGGGAGTGTTTCCTCGCACCTTCGCTTCTGGGGAACTGGATCGTCACGCAGAGCCTCGCGCGGCAGAAGGCGCAGATGCTGAGCATCTTTGCCTTCGACTCGGAGGCCAGCGCCGCGAAACCCAGCGAAGGCGTTGGCGTACGTACAGAGGACATGCGCGGGATCTCGCTTGCCGGGACgctggcggcggcggcggaaCGCACCCCCACAAAGGAAGGTTTGAGGAACGCAGACGCCGAAGCGCAAGCTGTGGCGGCCCACAACGAAAAAGTCGAGGAAAATCTACGACTCGGAATTGAAGGCGACACTCTCcgacgcgagcgagaaggaaacacacgAACACTGCGCTTcgagccttcttcttcttcttcttcttcttcttcttcttcttcttcttcttcttcttcttcttcttcttcttcttcttcttcttcttcttcttcttcttcttcttcttcttcttcttcttcttcttcttcttcttcttcttcttcttcttcttcttcttcttcttcttcttcttcttcttcttcttcttcttcttcttcttcttctctctcctcgtcgtcctctcgtCCGGGAGAAGGGTACGAGCCTTACGTATCGATGCTGGACGAGTCGGCGCGGGGTGGAGGCGTCGCGATGGAGGTATGGCTGCCGGGCGTACGCGCGAAAGACATTGCCGTGGAGCTGCGGCTCGTAGGTCGcgaggagacgggagaggcgCAGGGCGGGGAGCGCGCGGACGCGGCGTGGAGTCTCGATGAAGAATTCGTTTTCAAGGAGAACGTCGAACACATCGAGGAGCGCATGTTcacgaaggaaaggaaacggTGGCCGCCAACGCTCCTCCCCATGCTGATCGTCAATGCACCCAAAAGTCGACGCGTTCTCAGATGGGAGCTCGAAACCTTT cgaacaagacagaagcagGGACGCACTTCCGACTACGAGAGAATTCAGCGCGCGTATCGCCTCAAATGGTTGGTGCCCTCTCAAATGGGgttcctgtttcttcccgctctccgtttcgtcttcgtctccctctgttccCCCCCCTCTGGTTTTCTGCGCTTTCCACGTTTGCTTGCGCCGGATTCTTGttccctttcctttcctccggTTTCAATCCAGCTTCTTGTTGCCTTCTGCTgtcctgttctctcctcctgtgTAGGCCTGCGGACGTGCGACGCGCAGAGGCCCGTCTCGACAGCGGCCGGCTCGTGGTGGTCGTGCCTCCGTTGGAGGACctctccgaatataagccgagcGAAGATGCAGAGCTGTTTCCGCTGCGAATTCCAGTTGATG AGAAGCCACTGCCCTGGACGGGGTTGA